The following are encoded in a window of Centroberyx gerrardi isolate f3 chromosome 1, fCenGer3.hap1.cur.20231027, whole genome shotgun sequence genomic DNA:
- the rpl13 gene encoding large ribosomal subunit protein eL13, producing the protein MAPSRNGMLLNPHFHKDWQKRVRTWFNQPARKIRRRKARQAKARRIAPRPVAGPLRPQVRCPTIRYHTKVRAGRGFTLEELKAAGIYKKTARTIGISVDPRRRNRSTESLQANVQRLKEYRSKLILFPRKASAPKKGDSTEEELKMATQLGGAVMPIKTVHKKEKARVISEDEKNFKAFASLRMARANARLFGIRAKRAKEAAEQDVEKKK; encoded by the exons ATGGCCCCCAGCCGGAATGGAATGCTTCTGAACCCTCACTTCCACAAAGACTGGCAGAAAAGGGTGCGCACCTGgttcaaccagccagccaggaAGATCCGCAG GCGAAAGGCCCGTCAGGCTAAGGCCCGTCGTATTGCTCCACGTCCTGTAGCTGGACCCCTGAGGCCACAGGTCAGGTGTCCCACCATCAGATACCACACCAAGGTTCGGGCCGGACGCGGCTTCACCCTGGAGGAGCTCAAG GCGGCAGGCATTTACAAAAAGACAGCCCGCACCATCGGCATCTCTGTCGACCCCCGCCGCCGCAACAGATCCACAGAATCTCTGCAGGCCAACGTGCAGCGCCTAAAGGAGTACCGCTCCAAGCTCATCCTCTTCCCCAGGAAGGCTTCTGCCCCCAAGAAGGGAGACAGCACT GAGGAGGAACTGAAGATGGCTACTCAGCTCGGTGGTGCAGTCATGCCCATCAAAACT GTTCACAAGAAGGAGAAGGCCCGGGTGATCTCTGAGGATGAGAAGAACTTCAAGGCCTTCGCCAGCCTGCGTATGGCCCGCGCCAACGCTCGTCTGTTTGGCATCCGTGCCAAGAGAGCCAAGGAGGCTGCCGAGCAGGAcgtggagaagaagaaataa